Proteins from a genomic interval of Streptomyces sp. NBC_00820:
- a CDS encoding sterol-binding protein, whose amino-acid sequence MATIEQCRAALEKLSDNMQGAEGDVRAAAALDRSVSCHVTDLDVTFAGRMTGGRIQVDETYPGAPRERARIRLAMAGDDLVSLVDGGLNFATAWGSGRIRLEASLLDLFQLRKLL is encoded by the coding sequence ATGGCCACGATCGAGCAGTGCCGCGCCGCACTGGAGAAGCTTTCGGACAACATGCAGGGGGCCGAGGGCGATGTCCGCGCGGCCGCCGCCCTGGACCGTTCGGTGAGCTGTCATGTCACCGACCTGGACGTCACCTTCGCCGGCCGTATGACCGGAGGCCGGATCCAGGTGGACGAGACCTACCCGGGGGCGCCCCGCGAGCGGGCCCGGATAAGACTCGCCATGGCCGGCGACGACCTGGTGTCCCTGGTGGACGGCGGGCTGAACTTCGCGACCGCCTGGGGCTCGGGCCGGATCCGCCTGGAGGCGAGCCTGCTGGACCTGTTCCAGCTCAGAAAGCTCCTGTGA
- a CDS encoding FecCD family ABC transporter permease, which produces MLVDSPPEQRAETSPAPPSRRAVRALGLLLSAALLVLVALASIAVGAKALSPDQVWHGLFHATGTYGDVVVDERISRTVLGLLAGAALGLSGAVLQALTRNPLADPGLLGINAGASAAVVTAITYFGVTSLTGYVWFAFAGAAVVGALVWFLGGSRGATPVRLALAGTAISAALYGYLQAVMITDDAALGKMRFWTVGSLASATDSTIEQVLPFLAAGTVLALALARPLNAMEMGDDTARALGAHLNRTRALAMLAATVLCGAATAACGPIVFVGLMVPHMVRSFTGPDLRWILPYATVLSPVLLLGADVVGRVVVRPSELQVGIVTALIGGPVFIFLVRRRRTAQL; this is translated from the coding sequence GTGTTGGTCGACAGTCCTCCGGAACAGCGCGCGGAGACCTCCCCCGCGCCCCCATCCCGCCGGGCGGTGCGGGCCCTTGGGCTCCTCCTCTCCGCCGCGCTCCTGGTGCTCGTCGCTCTGGCGAGCATCGCGGTCGGGGCGAAAGCGCTGTCGCCGGACCAGGTCTGGCACGGCCTGTTCCACGCCACGGGAACCTACGGCGACGTCGTCGTGGACGAACGGATTTCGCGTACGGTCCTCGGCCTCCTGGCCGGGGCCGCGCTCGGCCTGTCCGGCGCGGTCCTCCAGGCGCTCACCCGCAACCCGCTGGCCGACCCCGGGCTGCTCGGCATCAACGCGGGTGCCTCCGCGGCCGTCGTCACCGCCATCACCTACTTCGGCGTCACCAGCCTGACCGGCTATGTGTGGTTCGCCTTCGCCGGCGCGGCCGTGGTGGGCGCGCTGGTCTGGTTCCTCGGCGGCAGCAGGGGCGCGACACCGGTACGGCTCGCGCTCGCCGGCACGGCGATCAGCGCCGCGCTGTACGGCTATCTCCAGGCCGTGATGATCACGGACGACGCGGCGCTGGGCAAGATGCGCTTCTGGACGGTGGGCTCGCTGGCCTCGGCCACGGACTCGACCATCGAGCAGGTGCTGCCGTTCCTCGCGGCCGGCACGGTCCTCGCGCTCGCGCTGGCCCGGCCGCTGAACGCCATGGAGATGGGCGACGACACCGCCCGCGCGCTCGGCGCCCACCTCAACCGCACCCGGGCGCTGGCCATGCTCGCCGCGACCGTGCTGTGCGGGGCCGCGACCGCCGCCTGCGGTCCGATCGTGTTCGTCGGCCTGATGGTCCCGCACATGGTGCGCTCCTTCACCGGCCCCGACCTGCGCTGGATCCTGCCGTACGCCACGGTCCTGTCGCCCGTGCTGCTGCTCGGCGCCGATGTCGTCGGCCGGGTCGTGGTCCGGCCCTCGGAACTCCAGGTCGGCATCGTCACCGCGCTCATCGGCGGCCCGGTCTTCATCTTTCTCGTACGACGTCGGAGGACGGCCCAGCTGTGA
- a CDS encoding NAD kinase: protein MTQNRARTVFLLAHTGRPAAIRSAELVVKGLLRNGIGVRVLEEEACDIPLSDEVELVKEATPQCLDGCELLIVLGGDGTLLRGAEFARASGVPMLGVNLGRVGFLAEAERDDLDRVVDRVVARSYEVEERMTIDVVVHRNGDIVHTDWALNEAAVQKAGAEKMLEVVLEIDGRPVTEFGCDGIVLSTPTGSTAYAFSAGGPVVWPEVEALLMVPISAHALFAKPLVTSPDSVLAVEVLPHIPPGVLWCDGRRTIELPPGARVEVRRGAVPVRLARLHHASFTDRLVAKFALPTTGWRGAPH, encoded by the coding sequence TTGACACAGAACCGAGCGCGAACTGTTTTCCTGCTCGCCCACACCGGGCGGCCCGCGGCGATCCGCAGTGCGGAACTCGTCGTGAAGGGCCTGCTGCGGAACGGCATCGGGGTGCGGGTGCTGGAGGAGGAGGCGTGCGACATCCCGTTGTCCGACGAGGTGGAACTCGTCAAGGAGGCGACACCGCAGTGCCTGGACGGTTGTGAGCTGCTGATCGTCCTCGGCGGCGACGGCACGCTGCTGCGCGGCGCCGAGTTCGCGCGGGCCTCCGGGGTCCCGATGCTCGGCGTCAACCTCGGGCGCGTCGGGTTCCTCGCCGAGGCCGAGCGGGACGACCTCGACCGGGTGGTCGACCGGGTGGTGGCACGGTCGTACGAGGTCGAGGAGCGCATGACCATCGACGTCGTCGTGCACCGCAACGGCGACATCGTGCACACCGACTGGGCGCTCAACGAGGCGGCCGTGCAGAAGGCCGGCGCCGAGAAGATGCTCGAGGTCGTGCTGGAGATCGACGGGCGGCCGGTCACGGAGTTCGGGTGCGACGGGATCGTCCTGTCGACGCCCACCGGGTCCACGGCGTACGCGTTCTCCGCCGGCGGGCCCGTGGTGTGGCCCGAGGTGGAGGCGCTGCTGATGGTGCCGATCAGCGCGCACGCGCTGTTCGCGAAGCCGTTGGTGACCTCGCCGGACTCGGTGCTCGCCGTGGAGGTTCTGCCGCACATCCCGCCGGGGGTGCTCTGGTGCGACGGGCGGCGGACCATCGAGCTGCCGCCCGGGGCCCGGGTGGAGGTCAGGCGGGGCGCCGTGCCGGTGAGGCTGGCCCGGCTGCACCACGCGTCCTTCACCGACCGGCTCGTGGCGAAGTTCGCGCTGCCGACCACCGGGTGGCGGGGAGCGCCGCACTAG
- a CDS encoding FecCD family ABC transporter permease, translating into MKTRHRSRAVRTPGGLSLRLDVRALTVVALLLIAALAASVALIGTGDAKIPAADVLRTLAGDGTAYQDFIVNELRLPRVLVGLLVGASLGLGGALFQAVSRNPLGSPDVLGLSQGSTAGALVVIVLMSGSAAQVTVGALIGGLLTGLAIYLLAWKQGVHGYRLVLVGIGVSAFVTAVNGYLLTKADLVDAARAVVWMTGSLNGRDWTQVWPLLWLCAVLVPLVLVNARGLRMMEMGDDVANALGVRVQRVRLVLMVSAILLTAAATAAAGPVSFVALTAPQLARRLTLPRCLKGARGAPTPGPNLVLSLCMGATLLVAADWVSQRAFGADQLPVGVVTGVLGGGYLLWLLVTERRAGRI; encoded by the coding sequence GTGAAGACCCGACACAGGAGCCGTGCTGTGCGCACCCCGGGCGGGCTGTCGCTGCGCCTGGACGTCCGCGCCCTGACCGTCGTCGCCTTGCTGCTGATCGCCGCGCTCGCCGCGAGCGTGGCACTGATCGGCACCGGCGACGCGAAGATCCCGGCGGCCGACGTGCTGAGGACGCTGGCCGGGGACGGCACCGCGTACCAGGACTTCATCGTCAACGAGCTGCGGCTGCCGCGCGTCCTGGTCGGCCTGCTGGTCGGCGCCTCGCTCGGCCTCGGCGGCGCCCTGTTCCAGGCCGTCTCGCGCAACCCGCTGGGCAGCCCCGACGTGCTGGGGCTGTCGCAGGGGTCGACCGCGGGCGCGCTGGTCGTCATCGTGCTGATGTCCGGCAGCGCCGCACAGGTCACCGTCGGCGCGCTGATCGGCGGCCTGCTGACCGGCCTCGCCATCTACCTGCTCGCCTGGAAGCAGGGCGTGCACGGATACCGGCTGGTCCTGGTCGGCATCGGCGTCTCCGCGTTCGTCACCGCGGTCAACGGCTACCTGCTCACCAAGGCGGACCTGGTGGACGCGGCCCGCGCGGTGGTGTGGATGACCGGCTCGCTCAACGGCCGTGACTGGACGCAGGTCTGGCCGCTGCTGTGGCTGTGCGCCGTCCTCGTCCCGCTGGTCCTGGTCAACGCGCGGGGCCTCAGGATGATGGAGATGGGCGACGACGTCGCGAACGCGCTCGGCGTGCGCGTGCAGCGCGTACGGCTGGTGCTGATGGTCTCCGCCATCCTGCTCACCGCGGCCGCGACCGCCGCCGCGGGACCCGTCAGCTTCGTGGCGCTCACCGCGCCCCAGCTCGCCCGGCGGCTGACCCTCCCCCGCTGCCTCAAGGGCGCGAGAGGTGCCCCCACGCCCGGCCCCAACCTGGTGCTCTCCCTCTGCATGGGCGCCACCCTGCTGGTCGCCGCCGACTGGGTCTCCCAGCGCGCCTTCGGCGCCGACCAGCTGCCCGTGGGCGTGGTCACCGGCGTCCTGGGCGGTGGCTATCTGCTGTGGCTGCTCGTCACCGAGCGCAGGGCGGGCCGGATATGA
- a CDS encoding DUF1015 domain-containing protein, producing MNTAGPSEAKARRGLELTPFRGLRYDPDRVGSLASVTSPPYDVVVRPDGLYHLQSADPYNIVRLILPQAGTPSARNEQAADTLRRWLAEGVLTADPDPALYVYEQRDGNGMLQRGVIGALRVSEPSEGVVLPHEDVIAPVVADRAALMRATRANLEPLLLTYRGDGPTAEVVERTAGHAPLLATTTEDGFQHRLWAVTDPADLSRVQSDLAHHQALIADGHHRWATYLRLRAEHPSPSPWDHGLVLLVDTVRYPLRVRAIHRLLHALPVADALAALDGLFRVRRLDVPLAEALEALADAACAGNAFLLAGDGAFHLIDRPDPELLARTVPADRPAAWRSLDATVLHATLLEHVWHIPEDSPAHIAYIHDTAATVAKAERDGGTAVLMHPVREEVVRDLARQGVTMPRKSTSFGPKPASGLVLRALEI from the coding sequence ATGAACACAGCAGGTCCCTCGGAAGCAAAGGCGCGCCGAGGCCTGGAACTGACCCCGTTCCGAGGCCTTCGTTACGACCCCGACCGGGTCGGCAGCCTCGCCTCCGTCACCTCCCCGCCGTACGACGTCGTCGTACGCCCCGACGGCCTGTACCACCTGCAGTCGGCCGACCCGTACAACATCGTCCGGCTGATCCTGCCCCAGGCCGGCACGCCCAGCGCCCGCAACGAACAGGCGGCCGACACCCTGCGCCGCTGGCTGGCCGAGGGAGTCCTGACCGCCGACCCCGACCCCGCCCTGTACGTGTACGAGCAGCGCGACGGCAACGGCATGCTCCAGCGCGGCGTCATCGGCGCCCTGCGCGTGTCGGAGCCCTCCGAGGGCGTGGTGCTGCCGCACGAGGACGTCATAGCGCCCGTCGTCGCCGACCGCGCGGCCCTGATGCGCGCCACCCGCGCCAATCTGGAGCCGCTGCTGCTGACCTACCGGGGCGACGGCCCGACGGCCGAGGTCGTCGAGCGCACGGCCGGGCATGCGCCGCTGCTGGCCACGACCACCGAGGACGGCTTCCAGCACCGCCTGTGGGCGGTGACCGACCCCGCCGACCTGTCCCGTGTCCAGTCCGACCTCGCCCACCACCAGGCCCTCATCGCCGACGGCCACCACCGCTGGGCCACCTACCTGCGGCTGCGTGCGGAGCACCCCTCCCCCAGCCCCTGGGACCACGGCCTGGTCCTGCTGGTCGACACCGTCCGCTACCCGCTCCGCGTCCGCGCCATCCACCGCCTCCTGCACGCCCTGCCGGTCGCGGACGCCCTGGCGGCCCTGGACGGCCTGTTCCGGGTACGGCGTCTCGACGTGCCGCTGGCCGAGGCGCTGGAGGCGCTGGCCGACGCGGCCTGCGCGGGCAACGCCTTCCTGCTGGCCGGCGACGGCGCCTTCCACCTGATCGACCGCCCGGACCCGGAGCTGCTCGCCCGCACCGTCCCGGCCGACCGCCCGGCCGCCTGGCGCTCCCTGGACGCCACGGTGCTGCACGCCACGCTCCTGGAGCACGTCTGGCACATCCCCGAGGACTCCCCCGCGCACATCGCCTACATCCACGACACGGCGGCCACGGTCGCCAAGGCTGAGCGGGACGGCGGCACGGCCGTGCTGATGCACCCGGTCCGCGAGGAGGTCGTACGCGATCTGGCCCGCCAGGGGGTGACCATGCCCCGCAAGTCGACGTCGTTCGGCCCGAAGCCGGCGTCCGGGCTGGTGCTGCGCGCACTGGAGATCTGA
- a CDS encoding TlyA family RNA methyltransferase, translating to MAGVARRRLDAELVRRKLARSREHAGQLIAAGRVTVGKTVATKSATQVETAAAIVVQADDGDPDYVSRGGHKLAGALEAFVPQGLAVEGRRALDAGASTGGFTDVLLRAGVAHVVAVDVGYGQLAWSLQSDERVTVKDRTNVRELTIDAIDGEPVDLVVGDLSFIPLGLVLPALKRCVKPDADLVMMVKPQFEVGKERLGSGGVVRSPQLRAEAVRGVAEKAWELGLGVRGVTASPLPGPSGNVEYFLWLTAGAPPLDPADVERAVAEGPR from the coding sequence GTGGCAGGAGTCGCACGCCGTCGTCTGGACGCTGAGCTGGTCCGCCGGAAGCTCGCGCGCTCGCGTGAGCACGCCGGCCAGCTGATCGCCGCCGGGCGGGTCACCGTGGGCAAGACCGTGGCGACCAAGTCGGCCACCCAGGTGGAGACCGCCGCGGCGATCGTGGTCCAGGCCGACGACGGCGACCCGGACTACGTCTCCCGGGGCGGCCACAAGCTGGCCGGCGCGCTGGAGGCCTTCGTGCCGCAGGGGCTCGCCGTCGAGGGCCGGCGCGCGCTGGACGCCGGCGCGTCCACCGGCGGCTTCACCGACGTCCTGCTGCGCGCGGGCGTCGCGCACGTCGTCGCCGTGGACGTCGGCTACGGCCAACTCGCGTGGTCTCTCCAGAGCGATGAACGCGTCACCGTCAAGGACCGTACGAACGTACGCGAGTTGACGATCGACGCGATCGATGGAGAACCTGTGGATCTTGTCGTGGGTGATCTGTCCTTCATCCCGCTCGGGCTGGTGCTGCCCGCCCTGAAGCGGTGCGTGAAGCCGGACGCCGACCTGGTGATGATGGTCAAGCCGCAGTTCGAGGTGGGGAAGGAACGGCTCGGCAGCGGGGGTGTCGTACGGAGTCCGCAACTGCGGGCGGAGGCCGTGCGAGGAGTGGCCGAGAAGGCCTGGGAACTGGGGCTCGGGGTGCGTGGAGTCACCGCCAGCCCGCTGCCCGGTCCCTCGGGCAATGTCGAGTACTTCCTGTGGCTGACGGCCGGTGCTCCCCCGCTGGATCCGGCCGATGTCGAGAGAGCAGTGGCGGAGGGGCCGCGTTGA
- a CDS encoding ABC transporter ATP-binding protein: MSESKGGPESSGSHQNTRRSTVNRLSAENVTLAYDQRVIAEQLSVEIPDNSFTVIVGPNACGKSTLLRALSRMLRPSQGQVLLDGQVIQSMPAKKVARTLGLLPQSSIAPDGITVADLVGRGRYPHQGLLRQWSAEDERVVQESMAQTGVAELADRYVDELSGGQRQRVWIAMALAQQTPLLLLDEPTTYLDIQHQIDVLDLCAELHETQGRTLVAVLHDLNHAARYATHLIALRGGTVIAEGAPNEIVTAELVEEVFGLRCQVIDDPETGTPLVVPAARRARTAKVTAGS, translated from the coding sequence ATGAGCGAGAGCAAGGGCGGCCCGGAATCGAGCGGCTCGCACCAGAACACCCGAAGGAGCACCGTGAACCGCCTGTCCGCCGAGAACGTCACCCTCGCCTACGACCAGCGCGTCATCGCCGAACAGCTGTCGGTGGAGATACCCGACAACTCCTTCACGGTGATCGTCGGCCCGAACGCGTGCGGCAAGTCGACGCTCCTGCGGGCGCTGTCGCGGATGCTCAGGCCCAGCCAGGGCCAGGTGCTGCTGGACGGGCAGGTCATCCAGTCGATGCCCGCCAAGAAGGTCGCCCGCACCCTCGGCCTGCTGCCGCAGTCGTCGATCGCGCCGGACGGCATCACCGTCGCCGACCTCGTCGGCCGCGGCCGCTACCCGCACCAGGGCCTGCTGCGCCAGTGGTCCGCCGAGGACGAGCGGGTCGTACAGGAGTCCATGGCCCAGACCGGGGTCGCCGAGCTGGCCGACCGGTACGTCGACGAGCTGTCCGGCGGTCAGCGCCAGCGCGTCTGGATCGCCATGGCACTCGCCCAGCAGACCCCGCTGCTGCTCCTGGACGAGCCGACCACCTACCTCGACATCCAGCACCAGATCGACGTCCTCGACCTGTGCGCCGAGCTGCACGAGACCCAGGGCCGCACCCTGGTCGCCGTCCTGCACGACCTCAACCACGCCGCCCGCTACGCCACCCACCTCATCGCCCTGCGCGGCGGCACGGTGATCGCCGAGGGCGCCCCGAACGAGATCGTCACGGCCGAGCTGGTCGAGGAGGTCTTCGGACTGCGCTGCCAGGTCATCGACGACCCCGAGACGGGCACCCCGCTGGTCGTGCCGGCCGCGCGCAGGGCCCGCACGGCGAAGGTCACTGCGGGTTCCTGA
- a CDS encoding HAD hydrolase-like protein, with the protein MSQGVRTRPEGPGSSSRPLSEAYDTALLDLDGVVYAGGNAIAHAADSLAVAREGGMRLAYVTNNALRTPDVVAGHLTELGIPTEAEDVITSAQAVARLISEQVPAGARVLVIGGEGLRVALRERGLTPVESADDDPAAVVQGYGGPDLAWGRFAEASYAVARGVPWFASNTDLTIPSGRGIAPGNGAAVEVVRIATGAEPQVAGKPLPPMHRETILRTGAERPLVVGDRLDTDIEGAFNGGVDSLLVLTGVTDGAQLLAAPPRHRPTYVDADLRGLLTGQPDVTREGDGFRCGGWTATAGADALELVGEGEALDGLRALCAAAWTAAGDGSCELDGAKALARLGL; encoded by the coding sequence ATGAGCCAGGGCGTCAGGACGAGGCCCGAGGGCCCCGGGAGCAGCAGCCGGCCCCTGAGCGAGGCGTACGACACGGCGCTGCTCGATCTGGACGGGGTGGTGTACGCGGGCGGGAACGCGATCGCGCACGCCGCCGACTCGCTGGCCGTGGCCCGCGAGGGCGGGATGCGGCTGGCGTACGTCACCAACAACGCGCTGCGCACGCCGGACGTCGTGGCCGGGCACCTCACGGAGCTGGGGATACCGACGGAGGCGGAGGACGTGATCACGTCCGCGCAGGCCGTCGCGCGGCTGATCAGCGAGCAGGTGCCGGCCGGGGCGCGGGTGCTGGTCATCGGCGGTGAGGGGCTGCGGGTGGCGCTGCGCGAGCGGGGCCTGACGCCGGTGGAGTCCGCGGACGACGACCCGGCGGCGGTCGTGCAGGGGTACGGCGGCCCGGACCTGGCGTGGGGCCGGTTCGCGGAGGCGTCGTACGCCGTGGCCCGGGGTGTGCCGTGGTTCGCGTCCAACACCGACCTGACCATCCCGAGCGGGCGGGGCATCGCGCCCGGCAACGGCGCCGCGGTGGAGGTCGTACGGATCGCGACCGGCGCCGAGCCGCAGGTGGCAGGCAAGCCGCTGCCCCCGATGCACCGGGAGACCATCCTGCGCACCGGCGCCGAGCGGCCGCTGGTGGTCGGGGACCGGCTGGACACGGACATCGAGGGCGCGTTCAACGGCGGGGTGGACTCCCTGCTGGTGCTGACCGGCGTGACCGACGGCGCCCAGCTGCTCGCCGCGCCGCCGCGGCACCGGCCCACGTACGTGGACGCCGACCTGCGGGGGCTGCTCACCGGCCAGCCGGATGTCACCCGGGAAGGTGACGGTTTCCGCTGCGGCGGGTGGACGGCCACGGCCGGGGCGGACGCGCTGGAGCTGGTGGGGGAGGGCGAGGCGCTGGACGGTCTGCGGGCTCTGTGCGCGGCGGCCTGGACGGCGGCCGGGGACGGCTCCTGCGAGCTGGACGGGGCCAAGGCGCTGGCACGGCTCGGACTCTGA